One genomic segment of Chitinophaga sancti includes these proteins:
- a CDS encoding DUF1016 N-terminal domain-containing protein produces MNEYVTVLNEIKKKVQQAQLKTVIAANKHMLFLYWEMGNYILMHQHEQGWGLK; encoded by the coding sequence ATGAACGAATACGTTACAGTATTAAATGAGATCAAGAAAAAAGTCCAACAAGCCCAATTAAAGACAGTTATTGCAGCAAATAAGCACATGCTGTTCCTTTATTGGGAAATGGGGAATTACATTCTTATGCACCAACATGAACAAGGTTGGGGGCTAAAATAA
- a CDS encoding PDDEXK nuclease domain-containing protein, with protein sequence MKKAFPSVKGFSSRNLLYMKQFAEAYPITMLQTFNQLEEELSVEKTSSYDWNNKLILIEKQSITITQQPAAQFTESVFLKAVVARVTWSHQMVLLDKVTDPGKRFWYMLNTIEHGNSRNILASQIDTNLFERQVTTKKITNFSKTLPEPNTDFATYIMKDPYIFDFVQAKEKADERNIEQQLTDHITKFLLELGKGFAFIGKQVHIEIGGQDFYIDLLLYHIRLHAYVVVELKARDFQPEDTGKLNFYINVVNDKLKGTGDSDTIGMLLCKGKNEVMAEYALKGIGHPIGVAEYQLAKAIPEELKSQLPDISDLENELN encoded by the coding sequence TTGAAAAAAGCGTTTCCATCGGTCAAAGGGTTTTCTTCCAGAAACCTTTTGTATATGAAGCAATTTGCTGAGGCATATCCAATAACAATGCTGCAAACTTTCAATCAGTTGGAGGAAGAATTAAGTGTAGAAAAAACCTCTTCTTACGATTGGAATAATAAATTAATATTAATTGAAAAACAATCAATTACAATTACGCAGCAACCTGCTGCGCAATTTACGGAATCGGTCTTTCTTAAGGCGGTTGTAGCGAGAGTAACATGGTCACATCAAATGGTTTTACTGGATAAAGTTACTGATCCCGGTAAACGCTTCTGGTACATGCTCAACACCATAGAACACGGCAACAGCCGCAACATCCTCGCCTCTCAAATTGACACCAATCTTTTTGAAAGACAAGTAACCACCAAAAAGATCACCAACTTCTCAAAAACCCTTCCCGAGCCCAACACCGACTTTGCCACCTACATCATGAAAGATCCCTACATCTTCGACTTTGTACAGGCAAAAGAAAAAGCAGACGAAAGAAACATAGAACAACAGCTCACTGATCACATCACCAAATTCCTGCTCGAATTAGGCAAAGGCTTCGCATTCATCGGCAAACAAGTGCACATTGAAATCGGCGGACAAGATTTCTACATCGACTTACTCCTCTACCACATTCGCCTTCATGCCTACGTAGTCGTAGAATTAAAAGCCCGCGACTTCCAACCCGAAGACACCGGCAAACTCAATTTCTATATCAACGTTGTCAATGACAAACTGAAAGGCACAGGCGACAGCGACACCATCGGCATGCTCCTCTGCAAAGGCAAAAACGAAGTCATGGCTGAATATGCTTTAAAAGGCATCGGCCATCCCATCGGCGTAGCCGAATACCAACTCGCCAAAGCCATCCCGGAAGAACTCAAATCTCAATTACCAGACATCTCAGACTTAGAAAACGAATTAAACTAA
- a CDS encoding glycoside hydrolase family 3 N-terminal domain-containing protein, whose amino-acid sequence MKRILLTGAMAFLAISWKPAPPIITIDGYTFRDLNGNGKLDRYEDDRLSINDRVDDLISKMTDDEKASMLIGTGMPGFNGLTPVAGAIEGKVPGAAGGTYAIPRLGIPEVIVADGPAGLRIKPVRENTKATFYCTAFPVGTALASTWNTPLLEEVGKAMGQEVKEYGVDALLAPALNIMRNPLCGRNFEYYSEDPLIAGKMAAAIVNGVQSNGVGTSIKHYAANNQETNRLSINEHINERTMREIYLRGFEIAVKESQPWTVMSSYNLINGTYTSARKDLLTDILREEWGFKGLVMTDWFGGYEGFSAIKAGTSNVVQQLTAGNDLLMPGLPAQKQAILDGMNNGSLTKEVVDTDLRRILTFVLRSPAMAKYAYSNKPDLKAHAAIARQAAAEGMILLKNDEQLLPYTNKTKEIAAFGVTSYNFIAGGTGSGDVNEAYTVSLIEGLSNAGYKVDQELKKRYVPFVKNANYQDSLRKVKDGLLALPQRIKEMNVDKVLIDKKAASDALAIITIGRNSGEGGDRKVDEDFNLAADEVALIDNVTAAFHAKGKKVVVILNIGGVIETASWKDKPDAILLSWQPGQEGGNSVTDIFSGQVNPSGRLTMTFPVKYDETPSAKNWLGTPAGNPTDVTYEEGIYVGYRYFNTKNIKMSYPFGYGGSYTTFAYSDLKVDKDKLTATVTVKNTGKVAGKEVVQLYLSAPHNSIDKPSEELKAFAKTKALKPGESEVVTLQLQARDLASFIEAQQAWVAESGKYIVKVGSSSQDIHQQADFTLDDALTVEKVHKAFEK is encoded by the coding sequence ATGAAAAGAATCTTACTGACTGGTGCCATGGCTTTTCTTGCAATTAGCTGGAAACCAGCCCCACCGATCATTACAATTGACGGGTATACCTTCAGGGATTTAAATGGCAATGGAAAGCTGGATAGGTATGAAGATGATCGGTTGTCGATCAATGACAGGGTAGATGATCTGATCAGCAAAATGACGGATGACGAAAAAGCTAGTATGTTAATTGGCACGGGTATGCCGGGATTCAATGGCCTCACCCCTGTAGCAGGTGCTATTGAAGGAAAGGTGCCTGGTGCTGCTGGTGGTACATATGCCATTCCAAGACTGGGTATTCCAGAGGTTATTGTAGCCGATGGCCCTGCTGGTCTGCGTATCAAGCCTGTCAGAGAGAATACAAAAGCGACTTTTTATTGTACCGCATTTCCGGTAGGTACTGCACTGGCCTCTACCTGGAATACGCCTTTATTAGAAGAAGTAGGCAAAGCGATGGGACAGGAAGTGAAGGAATATGGTGTAGATGCGTTACTGGCACCTGCCTTGAACATCATGCGTAACCCGCTGTGCGGACGGAATTTTGAATATTATTCTGAGGATCCTTTGATTGCAGGTAAGATGGCGGCAGCTATTGTAAATGGGGTGCAATCCAATGGTGTGGGTACTTCTATTAAACACTATGCAGCAAACAACCAGGAGACAAATCGCCTTTCTATCAATGAGCACATCAATGAAAGAACCATGCGCGAAATCTACCTGAGAGGTTTTGAAATCGCTGTGAAGGAATCTCAACCATGGACAGTGATGTCTTCTTACAACCTGATCAACGGTACTTATACCTCTGCGAGAAAAGATCTGTTGACCGACATTCTACGCGAAGAATGGGGCTTTAAAGGGCTTGTGATGACTGACTGGTTTGGTGGCTATGAGGGTTTTAGCGCAATCAAAGCTGGCACCAGCAATGTGGTACAACAGCTCACTGCAGGCAATGACTTGCTGATGCCGGGGTTGCCGGCACAAAAACAAGCGATACTCGATGGTATGAATAATGGGAGTCTTACGAAAGAAGTAGTAGATACCGACCTGAGAAGGATCCTCACTTTTGTACTCCGTTCCCCTGCTATGGCGAAATATGCCTACAGCAATAAACCAGATCTGAAAGCCCACGCTGCCATCGCCCGTCAGGCCGCAGCAGAAGGTATGATCCTGTTAAAGAACGATGAACAATTACTGCCTTATACCAATAAAACAAAAGAAATTGCGGCATTTGGGGTTACTTCTTACAACTTCATAGCAGGTGGTACCGGTAGCGGTGATGTGAATGAAGCATACACTGTATCACTGATAGAAGGTCTGAGTAACGCAGGTTATAAAGTAGACCAGGAGCTAAAGAAACGCTATGTTCCTTTTGTAAAAAATGCGAACTACCAGGATTCTCTCCGCAAGGTGAAAGATGGTTTGCTGGCACTGCCACAACGTATAAAGGAGATGAATGTGGATAAAGTCCTCATCGATAAGAAAGCAGCTTCCGATGCATTGGCTATCATCACTATTGGCCGTAACTCCGGCGAAGGGGGCGACAGAAAAGTGGATGAAGACTTTAACCTGGCTGCAGATGAAGTAGCGCTGATCGATAATGTGACCGCTGCCTTCCATGCAAAGGGAAAGAAAGTAGTGGTGATCCTGAACATTGGCGGGGTGATTGAAACTGCGAGCTGGAAAGATAAGCCAGATGCCATTTTACTAAGCTGGCAACCGGGTCAGGAAGGTGGTAACTCTGTGACAGACATCTTCAGTGGACAGGTAAACCCTAGTGGCCGACTGACCATGACATTCCCTGTGAAGTATGATGAGACGCCTTCTGCAAAGAACTGGCTCGGTACCCCTGCTGGCAATCCCACTGACGTGACTTACGAAGAAGGGATCTATGTGGGTTACCGTTATTTTAATACTAAGAATATCAAGATGTCTTATCCATTTGGCTATGGAGGCTCTTATACGACTTTCGCTTATAGCGATCTGAAAGTGGATAAAGATAAACTGACCGCCACCGTGACAGTGAAGAACACTGGCAAGGTAGCAGGCAAGGAAGTGGTGCAGCTCTACCTGTCCGCACCTCATAACAGTATTGACAAACCCAGCGAAGAACTGAAGGCCTTTGCCAAAACGAAAGCCCTGAAACCCGGTGAAAGTGAAGTCGTGACATTACAATTACAGGCAAGAGACCTGGCTTCCTTTATAGAAGCACAGCAAGCCTGGGTTGCGGAATCAGGAAAATATATAGTAAAGGTAGGTAGCTCTTCACAGGACATTCACCAGCAAGCCGATTTCACGCTGGATGACGCGCTGACAGTAGAAAAGGTCCACAAAGCATTTGAAAAATAA
- a CDS encoding beta-galactosidase: protein MKKLLLTACCISALTSFAQVKEQLLYGVAYYDEYMPYDRLDKDIAMMKAAHINVVRIAESTWATEEPSDSVYNFTHIDRVLDAMHKAGISVIMGTPTYAVPAWLAKKYPDVLATTPYGQNQFGPRQNMDITNPHYRYYAERIIRKIMEHVKDHPAIIGYQVDNETKAYNTAGPNVQKAFVEYLQKKFITLDSVNNAFGLNYWSNRISSWDDFPSVNGSVNASVKAEFAKFQRQLVTEFLAWQAKIVREYKRPDQFITQNFDLSWKGYSYGIQDEVDHFAAAKALDIAGIDIYHPSQNQLTGAEISLGGDLARSMKGGQNYLVIETEAQGFANWTPYPGQLRLQAFSHLASGADMVSYWHWASIHNSAETYWKGLLSHDFAPNPTYNEAITIGADFDRLSKDLLHLSKKNEVAMFFSNEANTAFNAFSFGWGVPEKYNDIMRPFYDALYRMNIGVDFIDPSSNHLDQYKMIVVPALYAASDSLLQRLNKYVENGGHIVYTFKSGFSNENVQVRYTPQPGGINAVTGIYYSQFVVPEHVGLKGDPFGAKNNEIKYWMELVTPTTAKVLAYYDHAQWGQYAAVTRNKYGKGTATYIAFMPGNALCEKIMENCAQDAGITHQLHFPLVTKTGKNTAGRTIHYLFNYSDTPQTLTYPFETGKELLSGKMVNQKSTLTLAPWDVKIIENN, encoded by the coding sequence ATGAAAAAACTATTGTTAACTGCATGTTGCATTTCCGCGCTCACTTCTTTTGCACAGGTGAAAGAGCAATTGCTCTACGGCGTTGCGTATTATGATGAATATATGCCTTATGACCGCCTGGATAAGGATATTGCCATGATGAAAGCCGCACATATCAACGTGGTGCGTATAGCAGAATCGACTTGGGCCACTGAAGAACCGTCTGATAGTGTATACAACTTCACACATATCGACAGGGTACTCGATGCTATGCACAAAGCCGGTATCAGCGTGATTATGGGTACACCTACCTATGCTGTACCAGCATGGCTGGCAAAGAAGTATCCTGATGTACTGGCCACGACTCCTTATGGCCAGAATCAATTCGGTCCAAGGCAGAATATGGATATTACCAATCCACATTACCGGTATTATGCTGAACGCATTATCAGGAAGATCATGGAACATGTGAAGGATCATCCTGCCATCATCGGGTACCAGGTGGATAATGAAACAAAAGCATACAATACCGCAGGACCTAATGTGCAAAAGGCTTTTGTGGAGTATCTGCAAAAGAAGTTCATCACTTTGGATAGTGTGAACAATGCATTTGGATTGAACTATTGGAGTAACCGCATCAGCTCTTGGGATGATTTTCCTTCTGTGAACGGTTCTGTGAATGCCAGTGTGAAAGCGGAGTTTGCGAAATTTCAACGACAATTGGTTACAGAATTTCTGGCATGGCAGGCAAAGATCGTGAGAGAGTACAAACGTCCGGATCAGTTTATCACACAGAACTTTGACCTGAGCTGGAAAGGTTATTCTTATGGTATCCAGGACGAGGTAGACCACTTTGCCGCAGCTAAAGCACTTGACATTGCAGGCATTGATATATATCATCCCAGTCAGAACCAGTTGACCGGCGCTGAAATTTCTTTAGGGGGCGATCTGGCCCGGTCTATGAAAGGTGGCCAGAATTATCTCGTGATTGAAACAGAAGCACAGGGTTTTGCGAACTGGACACCTTATCCCGGTCAGTTAAGATTACAGGCTTTCAGTCATCTGGCCAGTGGGGCAGATATGGTGAGTTACTGGCACTGGGCTTCTATTCATAATAGTGCAGAAACTTACTGGAAAGGGTTGCTGAGTCACGACTTTGCACCTAATCCTACTTATAATGAAGCCATCACGATCGGGGCAGATTTTGATAGACTCAGTAAAGATCTGCTACATCTCAGCAAAAAGAATGAAGTAGCCATGTTTTTTAGCAATGAAGCCAATACTGCCTTTAATGCCTTCAGTTTTGGTTGGGGTGTCCCCGAAAAATACAATGATATCATGCGGCCATTTTATGATGCACTCTATCGTATGAATATTGGTGTTGATTTCATCGATCCTTCCAGCAATCATCTTGACCAGTATAAAATGATTGTGGTGCCAGCTTTGTACGCAGCCTCTGATAGCCTGTTGCAGCGACTCAATAAGTATGTTGAGAATGGCGGGCATATCGTTTATACTTTCAAAAGCGGTTTCTCTAATGAGAATGTACAGGTACGTTATACACCACAACCGGGTGGCATCAATGCGGTAACTGGTATTTACTACAGCCAGTTCGTAGTGCCTGAACATGTGGGGTTGAAAGGTGATCCATTTGGTGCAAAGAACAATGAGATCAAATACTGGATGGAGTTAGTGACACCTACTACTGCCAAAGTACTCGCGTATTACGACCATGCACAGTGGGGGCAATATGCCGCTGTTACACGTAACAAATATGGTAAAGGTACTGCGACTTATATCGCATTTATGCCGGGAAATGCACTCTGTGAAAAGATCATGGAGAATTGTGCACAAGATGCCGGAATTACACATCAATTACACTTCCCACTGGTTACAAAAACAGGGAAAAACACAGCCGGCCGCACCATCCATTATTTGTTTAACTACTCAGACACACCTCAAACATTGACTTATCCTTTTGAAACAGGCAAAGAACTGTTGTCAGGAAAAATGGTGAATCAAAAAAGCACCCTGACCTTAGCGCCATGGGATGTGAAAATTATTGAGAATAATTAA
- a CDS encoding peptidase U32 family protein: MPVMPTGYTHMDTELLSPAGSFEAMQAAINAGADAIYFGVEQLNMRSRSSGGFTISDIAEVSERCHTAGVKCYLTLNTVMYEYDMQLLQAVLKAVKENNVDAVIASDFAVIQSCAVMGIPLHISTQANVSNLESVQFFARFADTIVLARELTLKQIAFICNEIKRKQIKGPNGELVKIEIFVHGALCMAISGKCYLSLHSKNASANRGACLQNCRRKYKVSDAETGESLEIDNEYIMSPQDLCTINILDEVLQSGVTVLKIEGRSKGADYVHTVTTCYREAITAIQQGTYNAAKVEDWMARLSTVYNRGFWEGYYLGREMGQWTNKPDSIATEKKIYAGKGVRFYPQIKVGEFYIEKGTLQQGDELLLTGNAFGMEKISFDTVLVNGEKKDKAVKGDSITFPFPHKVTATDKLYKLTNA, encoded by the coding sequence ATGCCCGTCATGCCAACGGGATACACACATATGGACACAGAACTATTATCGCCTGCAGGCTCGTTCGAGGCTATGCAGGCTGCTATTAATGCCGGTGCAGACGCCATTTATTTTGGAGTAGAACAACTCAACATGCGCAGCCGTTCCTCCGGCGGATTTACCATCAGTGATATTGCGGAAGTAAGTGAACGTTGCCATACAGCAGGGGTAAAATGTTATCTCACGCTGAATACGGTGATGTATGAATATGACATGCAATTACTGCAGGCGGTATTGAAAGCGGTAAAAGAAAACAATGTGGATGCAGTGATAGCGTCTGACTTTGCTGTGATACAGTCATGCGCAGTGATGGGTATTCCTCTGCACATATCCACACAGGCGAATGTGAGTAACCTGGAATCCGTACAGTTCTTCGCACGCTTTGCGGATACGATTGTATTAGCGCGTGAATTAACGCTGAAGCAAATTGCTTTTATCTGCAACGAGATCAAACGCAAACAGATCAAGGGGCCTAACGGCGAACTGGTAAAGATTGAGATCTTTGTACATGGTGCGCTGTGTATGGCTATTTCAGGGAAATGCTACCTGAGTTTACACAGCAAAAATGCCTCTGCCAATCGCGGTGCCTGTTTACAAAACTGCCGCCGTAAGTATAAAGTGTCAGATGCAGAAACAGGAGAATCATTGGAGATAGATAATGAATACATCATGTCTCCACAGGATCTCTGTACTATTAACATTCTTGACGAAGTATTGCAATCTGGTGTAACAGTACTAAAAATAGAAGGTCGTAGCAAAGGGGCGGATTATGTACATACCGTGACCACCTGTTATCGTGAAGCGATTACTGCTATACAACAAGGTACTTACAATGCAGCAAAGGTCGAAGACTGGATGGCACGCTTATCCACCGTCTATAACCGTGGATTCTGGGAAGGCTACTACCTGGGTAGAGAAATGGGGCAGTGGACAAATAAGCCGGATTCAATCGCAACAGAGAAAAAGATTTACGCAGGTAAAGGCGTACGTTTCTATCCGCAGATCAAAGTAGGGGAGTTCTATATAGAAAAAGGCACCTTACAGCAGGGCGATGAATTGTTATTAACAGGTAATGCATTTGGGATGGAGAAGATCAGTTTTGATACAGTGCTGGTGAATGGAGAGAAAAAGGACAAGGCGGTAAAAGGTGATAGCATAACATTTCCATTTCCTCATAAGGTGACAGCAACAGATAAATTATATAAACTGACAAATGCCTAA